The segment AGCTTTGATCTTACAACTGTAAAGCCGCACTGAGGTGGACAAAGCTAGCTTGTTTACGGATACTGAACTGTGCATTAGAGCCtaaaagcacacaaacattCCGCTATCTCCTAACTACAGGGCAACGGATTAGCTAACATTATCACAAGCTAGCTACTGAAGCCAGTTAACGCTACCTGTCAGAAACACCGACGTGCTATTTAAAATGTGGCTAACTGCTGGTTCGCGATACAGTCTGTcggattttcttcatttaccaACAGTCTTTCACTTTGCTTTGTCGTCACGCCTTGTCTGTCAGTGGCGTAGCTTCGCTGTCCATCACCTCTCAGGAGCATCGTTATCCGTGAAGTAAAGACTGGGCTGTGTCGTATGGAGAAGGGCAAAGAAACTCGAGATGCCTCACTACATCCCGTTTTCAGGAAACGTCACCCAATTGCGGCCAGAGAACCGTTGGGAAGAATACTCGGGCTCCATCTTTCAGGCCAGAGTGACTCTTCTTTGAAGTAGATGGTCTTTGTTAAGGCTCTGTAAATGTGCTGCCTGTTGAGATTTTAACgtgtacttgtttgtttttttagtttttatcttGTATCTTAACTCTTTTTTAACTTGTTGTGCTTCATTGCTTCTGGTTAAGATATTTTTTGGAAGTGAATGTAATGGTAGACATCTGAAGTTAAAATGAGATTGGGTCAATAGTTAGTTACATGTGAGCCTGTCGATACCTTGTTTGCATTGACTTCTGAATAAAACATATTCCAGATTATGATGTTTACATTTCTTTCATATCCCTGTTTACAAGTTGCAAATATATATAGTCTTTTTATCATGTGCACTGATGCATGGGATATTTAGTAAATACAATCAGAATATTCCACACATTGTAATCTGTTTAGTGCTTATTAGGGGATTAtaagactatatatatattcatgtaaACTGAATTTGCTGCATAGTATAGGCATTTTTATGTAATGTTATGTTTTCATTGATCGTGTATCCTGTGTGGGTTGGATCAGAAAAAGCTTTTGAGACATTATTGAGGCATTATTTGAAACCATGTTTCAAAGatccaaaatgtatttattataagAAGTATTGAGAGTGATgtaatgaaagaatgaatgtgCTCAGAGATTATCAATAAATGTTTGTCTTccaatgaaaataaacaccttTCATTgctaaagatttaaaaaaacaaaacactaccATCACATAAGCTGTTTAGCATaaacaaaacatggacatgtttttaattttgttacacacacatgtgttaaCCCACAACATGACAACAGAGAAAACTAGGTTTGTATAAATCCAACCCGAGCAGAGTGCTTCCACTTAACACTTGTACAGCACTgtaacatcacagagacacagttacTGGATACTTTCACTATCAGTGTCCAATTATTCATGAGCTTCTTACGGTATAATcccaacattttaaaattaaacatcagTGTTTACAGGACTCCTGCTGCAGAACAAGATTTTAATCATTGAACTCAAAAAGCAGTTGCCTGGACCAGAGTCATTCCCTGACTGCTgcaatttattttcctcttgccTTTGACCAGAGTGGATATTTTTTCAGTGAGAAAATTTGTGTCAGGTTCCAGACCACTGAATCACAGAGTACATTTCTGAATTGTTATTCAATTAATAAGGAATGTTTTAAGTATTAAATGATAATTAAATCTTGATCATCAGACTGCATGGCCGGGTTCACGTTCCTGGCCTCGTGGATCTCCATATGCACCTTCAGATTGGGAGAAGTGGAAAACTTTTTGCCACAAACATAACAGCGAAAGAGCTTTTCCCCTGTGGACACTGGTAGGCCACAGATTTTGAGGTGGTAGCTGTGGGCAACCATTTTGCCACATGTTTTGCAGAAGTATGGCTTTTCCCCCGTGTGCACCCTCAAGTGAACGTTGAGATTTGAGGTTTGAGCAAATAATTTTCCACAGAAAGGACACTTGTGTGGTTTTTCCCCAGTGTGAACTCTTGAATGGACAGACAGGTGGTCCCTGCGATTAAACTCCTTGTCGCATTGAGGGCATTTAAAGggtttctctcccgtgtgaACCTCGTCCACGTGTTGGATCAGAGCCGAGTCCTTCTTAAACCGCTTGCGGCAGAAGCGGCAAATCTTCTTGTCCTGAGCTCGTCTTCTATAGTTCTTAGGAGAAGTGACGCTATCACTTGGGCCGCAGAGCGCCGTGTCATCAACAGTCCAATTGTCGTCGTTGCCCAGTGTCAACGTAATAGTGGGAGAAGGGAATGGCTTGTAGTGTGTCTGAGTATTTCGGTTTTCCAGTGCAGCAACATCGTCAGAGGAAGTGGCTTCCTCCAGCCCTGACTTAAAATAGAGATCCACCTTCTCCCGTTTGACCTGCTGAGGGTCACTGCTCTGATTGTTCTCCACAAAAGGAATCTTGTCTGGCTGCTGAGAAGGACATGCCTCCTCAGAGACTGACGGGGTGTCTaaaggacagagacaaagacagagtaaAAGAAATATATTTCTACAGATCTGTTGGATTCAATGACTTTGGATTTAAGTAGATATCATTTGTCGCCAGAGGTTTGAAATTATGACAGACCTTTCTCATAACAATACTACCCTTATTGATGCAGCtcttttcaaaatgtaaaatgtaactTAACATagaataaaaattaataaaCTAACCCTCTTCTCCAGAATGGTTGTTCCACACTGAACATATACAGGTAACAAGATTAAACCAAGGAATGGATGTAATGATCTGCCAGAGGATGTCAGGTTGCCTAAAGGCTGTTGCATCCGGTCCAGATCTTTAGGTTTAGGTGTTCAGCTCTGTATTCTGCAGCCAGCActttcaaaatacaaacatactttacattttaaagtggatCAGGAGCCAGTGAAGTAATTtcaaaaataagtaaaatgtgtttgcacCTGG is part of the Solea senegalensis isolate Sse05_10M linkage group LG15, IFAPA_SoseM_1, whole genome shotgun sequence genome and harbors:
- the LOC122781964 gene encoding zinc finger protein 184-like, which gives rise to MLRTQQLRMLLNERLAAAADEVFGLVVQTIAEYQDELVRSKAEVVRLKKEIKQLSAFKAVASSFRADTPSVSEEACPSQQPDKIPFVENNQSSDPQQVKREKVDLYFKSGLEEATSSDDVAALENRNTQTHYKPFPSPTITLTLGNDDNWTVDDTALCGPSDSVTSPKNYRRRAQDKKICRFCRKRFKKDSALIQHVDEVHTGEKPFKCPQCDKEFNRRDHLSVHSRVHTGEKPHKCPFCGKLFAQTSNLNVHLRVHTGEKPYFCKTCGKMVAHSYHLKICGLPVSTGEKLFRCYVCGKKFSTSPNLKVHMEIHEARNVNPAMQSDDQDLIII